The Theobroma cacao cultivar B97-61/B2 chromosome 2, Criollo_cocoa_genome_V2, whole genome shotgun sequence genome includes the window ATCAAAGGAGAAGATGTAGGCATTGGAAAACCGAACCTCCATAAAAATCCTACtgaatactttttatttttctgttctttacttatttatttcgTACTCCGTTTTACTGttctattttctcatatttATGTTTCATCTTCAAAGCTTCACGGTTCATTTTTTCCTAATCTCATCTactatttcataaatttcaactagAATCTTGTTATTACCCATAATTTCTGTCTCTAGGACTTCTGTCCTAACCAGCAACTTATCCATCAACCCACGCATGTCTTTCTCCATATTCTCAATTTGGTCTATCAACTTGACCAGATATGTTGCAATATTGTCGAGGATATCTTCCTCTTCAGCAGCAACCCCCCTCCCACTTTCGACTCTATAACGTTTGGATGCCATtagaattttgagattttccttcaaatgatttttattaaaatggaTAATggttctttttatttatatgcaTGGATGTTGACTCTTGGAAGGGTATTCAATGGTTTTAGGCTTGTTTTTTGATGAATATGGTTAGTTCGTAAATAATGCATTAAGTGCTTTAAAGAGAATTTCAAAGTTCTTTGTCAATCGAATCTGGATGGTTTTCTGCACCAATATAAGTAGAATTAAGGGGGCTGAATTAGTTATTAAGCATTCCTAATTCTCTtctaattttacaaaatttgtTATTAAAGGGGCTAAATTAGTAAATAATCAACTTCAACATTAGGTAGATAAAGCAAAGCAATTCCCAAaactagtcacacaatgcctacaaacaagtcacgcaatgcctacaAACCAGTCACGCATTGCACAACTCACGTAATTCTTAAAATCTAGTCTCAAATTGCCTCCTATCTAGTTCCACATTGTCTAATATTCAATCACGTAATGCCAAATAAATAGGTTACGATTCTTAATATCCAGTCACACACCCTAATATCCAGTGACGCAATTCCTAACAAATATTCACGCATTGCCTATAAACTGATTGATTTCGCTACTCTCAGCCAGATTTAAGTTTCCAAAGTCATATAATTTACCCATCAACTTTTTCGTTcaatgaatataaaaaaataaacccaagaacCCATAACAAATACTTTGATGTCATCTCTACACTTTGGGATGGTGATATAGAACTCGACGGCATTGGAGAGCTAGACGACGAGATATATTCCACGATAGGGTCAGAGACTTGGATAGAGAGATAGCTAAtttgagatttaattttaaaatttttatctaaatggcgggaaaggagaaagaaactGGGACCACTTAATTGGgattaaatggtttaaatgGTATTCTTGTTAagtcatataaaaaattatctaaaaacagttaaaattataatgaagGTCATTTCTGAAGTGACATTATTAAGAAGGctatttttcacaattttctctttaagATACTAGTGCAAGGTATTATCGGGAATTGAACAGGGATTATATGGTGGCAAGGTTTTATTCTACCACTAGTCCATTGAAGCCCCTTCTGTGAGGTTTGAGCTATTTCTATGTTTTTTTAACATCAAAATTTAAgctaattaaattgatttaaaattatattatacatCTTAATAAGAATAATGTaccataatcaaatatttcattcaataataaaaacatctctctttaaaaagattaaaaaaaagtgaatATTAGTATATTCCTTGATAAGCAAAACATTTTTGCTCTTCAAGGTTATTAGTGttcaaaactttttgttttttccttgaaattaaaataaaaattattttattaatttacctTCCAATGCCATAGTAGTAAGGAGAAAGTAGGAATATTTTCCAAACTTTTGCATCTCAATAAATCAACTGAAACATCCTATTAATCACTCTGGAGTAGCCCTCGCTTTCAAGATCTTGGCTCTAAGCTTTACAGCAAACTCTGCAAACTTGTCAGCCTCAGGCATAACATCCTTCACAGCCACATGAGAGGAGAACCTATGAGCCCACTCGAGCAAGCAACGAGTCCTGGCTTCAGTAAGCAGCTTCATCTCACTAAACTTCTCTATCACTTGTAAACAGACTAATAAGGACCCGAGTGCAATGTCCAGGTACCCGATTTGATCCCCACCAAAGAAAGGTTTCCCTTGGCTCAACTTTCCAAATGCTTCCTCCAACAGCACCAGCCCTTCTTTCACTTGCGCTATTGCTGCCATTTTAGCATCCTCCGATTCAGCAACCAACACTCCTCTCAAGGCAGGGAACCACTATACCacggaaaaacaagaaaaaagaaacaactaTGAGAATCTTTTCAATCAAAAACGCCTAGGTGAGACATAATAAACTGTCGTCAACAACAGCAGGATCAATCATACGAAGAAATACAAACCATTTCGTCAATATAGGCAGCCCAAAATCGAGAATTGGCACGTTCATAAGGATCGGAAGGAAGAATGGAGGGGCCAGAGGACCAGACCTCATCGATGTATTGGACAATAATGAGAGACTCACAAATGGGCTTGTCACCATGTAAGAGAACTGGGACTTTCTTGTAAACAGGGTTTGATTTGAGGAGTAGCTCGCTTTTGGATTCCAATAAAATTTCCTCGATATACTCGTAGTTTACAGATTTCACGTGAAGGGCAATTCTTGGCCGCATCACAAACGGACTTGGCCATGAACCCAACACTTTCACGTCACTCACTGCCATGTTCTTTCCCTCCACACCCACAAACAAACTGcaaagaaaatgttttatcAAGTGCTCACAGAAGTGCTATATATAAAGTGACCTATATGAGAGTTGGCCTGATGATCAAGAAGGTTGGCAGATTAGTTACAGCCACTTAATTAGCCGCGCAACTGTGAACACGAGCCTGTATTTACAGCCACTTAATTAGCCACGCAACTGTGAACACGAGCCTGTAGTTACAGCCACTTAATTAGCCGCTCAAGTGTGAACACgagcttttttcttttctgtatTCAATCTTAGCCCTTAATGACAATAAGTAACGGAGTTAGCCAATTTTTATTGGGAGATCAAAAGTtaacaagaataaaaattaaaaatttttaaaactaatatattgaatttaaccattaataattataagatttataatagataatagttttatataacatgtaattaaaaaaaataaaaagaaaaaaacttataatagtGTTCTAGCAAAGTTTTATTCGATAATAgtaatatcttttttaatataaataactaaattatttgtaaaaaacTCATCATCCATTTTCTTTCGAAGTTTTATCTTTCTtaatataaacaactaaaaaataactaaattatttgtaaGAAACTCAACAtccaatattcttattttattatgtttaagtttataatactaaatattaaaccataatacataaaatataaagagttaaatatgatatacagaattaataatttcttcttatactcaagataatttcctttcaactaaatatagAACGTAAAgcacattaaaaatatatacttgagatatttttttatataattaagattaataaaaaataatatattagtaaaattttaaacaacaaCCAATAATGCAACACTAtaacttatatttgagaattacatatataataattttttaatttttaaaagttaaaatcattaaaaataaaattcacataacagaaaaaaaatcatgacaAGTAAGAGATATAGcctataaaacaaaaaaaaagaatatggttGATGATtcatagaaattttaaaaaaatccataaaaacttaaaatatatgaacaaatagaatataattgaaaaaataaataaatacaaataataaaaaaaataaaaaaatttaataaaaactttacccttttataatttcataatacaaggacaagaaagaaaagagagaaagatgggTAGAGaaactcaaaaaatttaaaaaaattaagaatttgagTAAAATTGAATGAGACTTGTAtggttattttattatttttttaattatattaattatttaataaaaaattattttaaaaaatcattaaaaaatatataatatataaaaaattttaaaaattttgggggGACCGGACACTCCGCCCCTGATGACAATGAATAATGTTTTtcgatttttcttttaaaaaaagaaaagagatgaAAATTCTAACTCTTTGAATCGACAAAATGTACAACGTATGTCATTGTAGGGGTGAGCAAAATCAATCTAGAATAATTACCCACCCAAACTAAAGACAATTTGTGTAAAACGATTCGATCTAATTGATATATTGGATCAATTGGTCCATAATATTTGGTTCAATTGGTTTTTTGGTCAGTTCttggtttgaaaatttttgaaccaatccattcaaaaaatcaaactaatttttatatatttttatatatattaatacatataattttttttatatattaagaagaattgataataaacttaattaataatatattttaaatatattaaggTATTATACGTACGTATACAAATCATAATCATAGTAATTTAATGttagttatatatatttatttatttataagtctatattaatatgaaattacaagttatatattttaaatgatataagttatataatatatgatagtAAATATCTTACACATTAATATGCTATAATTATTACACCTTAGTAATgtttcataatataaaatgttatgaatatatatatataattgtataaatatattatatatacatatatttaatttatacataagcattattataatttataataaactttatttatatgattNtatatatatttatttatttataaatttgtaTTAATATGAATTgcaagttatatattttaaacgATATAAGTTAcatgttaatattataatatatgatagtaaatatcctacatattaatatgttataattattacatcTTAGTAAtgttttataatataaaatgtcatgaatatatataattgtataaatatattatatatacatatatttaatttatacataagtattactataatttataataaactctatttatatgattatactTAATAACTTTATTCGTTATCaactttgattttataatatattgtttataattaattattatttatacaaactttgatataaaacattataacatataagttatatcattaatttcatatatatatatatataactatggatgaagtttataatttttcatattataatatgttaaaaaaagtgataaaattttggttCATTGGTCTAAAATTGGACCAACTAAACCAATTCTATGTTTCATCGATTTGGTCGGTTTgatctttttttatatttgattggtTTTGGTcagttttttaaaaatgattagtCCATTTGATCTTTAGTTATGATGGACCAAACTACCCAATCCATCCATTTGCTCACCCCTATGTCATTGaaccaaatattaaaatacaataaCGTTTTCATATTTAACATATTGATCTATAGTGAATTCATTTATCTTAAAGGtgttataagaaaatattttaccaTCACAGATGGAGTGCTAATAACTTTTTCCAAGAGTTTTCAACTTAGTTAAAGCAATTGGGCTATTGCAATAAATTGGCCAGACTTTGAAAAGGACAGGCTGCATGGCTAATTGGGACTTTTGATCCCAGTGAGTTAAAAGGTGATGAAGAAAAATCCTGAATGTTAAATAAGTTAGTTGACACACTAGCGTGACGTGGTTTTCAATTTGTCGACAATATGGGCAGCCCCAAGTTGCAACACTATTTGGTCTACAATTCACATTTGGTGTCACAACTCGAAACTCCCAtcaagcccatgacaaccgtcgcgacatcccgataggcactcattaccccgaatgcctattagaaccccgcaaggcttagcattaGCTTCcacatctccccggtgagcgacagttattaaatctcgcatttcaagaaatcataagtcgtttccaatcaaaataataaaatattattttctggctcacaggggcattgtcgtcatttttctttgaaaatacagaaactcgccaaaaacatggtgtaaatgctaaatatgttcatacatacttaaaatcagataactgaagtataaaattacttttacagtgacacgtgagcccacatctaaccaaaatgcatcaaaagttgaaaacctacagcttttgcagattcaagtccaaatgaaggtccttgtcaaagtcagctgactatggaattccccgagCCAGAAATATgaggaaaggagggtggtgagattatcaAATCTCAAttagtaaacaattaccatcaaaagcatctaaagccgagaagatagagacaatataaaaacgttacatctcaataatgttcataatgcaaaattcatttcaatctGTACCAATGTAAAGCCCGactttataaaatacttgtcatgacatacatgtgatggatagcatgtttgcatgctaggagagtctcgaaaaatttacaaaagtcggtattgtacctagaggtacaacaaagttgatttaagccttgaactagttcaaataggaattttaaggtgaaattgagaGTTTCACGgtccagggatgactcaaattggtaattcggagttcgagaatTAATTCGaagtcaaatcaaaattttcactatctaggggtaaaatggtaattttgacACCTAaggataaaattggaatattggaagaagtttttgatcaagattgatcacatttgactcattggactataatttgaggttgataagtgaaaaaaattgtaatccc containing:
- the LOC18609308 gene encoding glutathione S-transferase U17, whose product is MAVSDVKVLGSWPSPFVMRPRIALHVKSVNYEYIEEILLESKSELLLKSNPVYKKVPVLLHGDKPICESLIIVQYIDEVWSSGPSILPSDPYERANSRFWAAYIDEMWFPALRGVLVAESEDAKMAAIAQVKEGLVLLEEAFGKLSQGKPFFGGDQIGYLDIALGSLLVCLQVIEKFSEMKLLTEARTRCLLEWAHRFSSHVAVKDVMPEADKFAEFAVKLRAKILKARATPE